One window from the genome of Maylandia zebra isolate NMK-2024a linkage group LG18, Mzebra_GT3a, whole genome shotgun sequence encodes:
- the LOC101480842 gene encoding angiopoietin-related protein 3-like, whose amino-acid sequence MRITRIVFVFALAAACVPALCGEEEPPVLHLEAPAESQSRFVALDDVYLPANGLLQMGQSLRQFAQKTKGQINDIFQKLNIFNRSFSQLSVLASEIKVTEEELKSTATVLMANNEELRGFSEEISSKMNSILQEKSQLQNKVEGLEEKLSSLSLGLVPSERAAEINSLREVIQSQEQSITQLLKAVRELSDQLIYQRTKINILEEKTMEQEKGWFSKF is encoded by the exons ATGAGAATAACACGAATTGTTTTCGTGTTTGCCCTGGCTGCTGCTTGTGTTCCTGCCCTCTGTGGCGAAGAGGAACCTCCGGTCCTCCACCTCGAGGCTCCTGCTGAAAGTCAGTCCCGCTTTGTTGCTTTGGATGACGTGTATCTCCCGGCAAATGGCCTCCTCCAAATGGGTCAGAGCCTGCGGCAGTTTGCACAGAAAACAAAGGGACAGATAAATGATATCTTCCAAAAACTCAACATTTTCAATCGCTCTTTCAGCCAGCTGTCAGTGCTGGCCAGCGAAATCAAGGTGACAGAAGAAGAACTGAAGAGTACTGCTACTGTGTTAATGGCCAACAATGAAGAACTCAGGGGCTTTTCTGAAGAGATCAGCTCCAAGATGAACAGCATCCTGCAAGAGAAAAGTCAACTGCAGAATAAAGTGGAGGGCCTCGAGGAGAAGCTGAGCAGTCTGTCACTTGGCCTTGTGCCGAGTGAACGAGCAGCAGAGATCAATAGCCTTAGG GAGGTGATCCAGAGCCAGGAGCAAAGCATTACACAGCTGCTGAAGGCCGTGAGGGAACTAAGTGACCAGCTCATCTACCAGAGGACAAAGATCAATATTCTAGAGGAAAAG ACCATGGAGCAAGAGAAAGGATGGTTCAGTAAATTTTGA
- the LOC101483254 gene encoding phosphoglucomutase-1: MDNSPLQVLTVPTAPYPDQRPSTNGLRKKVYVFQSRRNYLHNFIQSVFSSIDLRDRQGSTMVVGGDGRFFNRTATQVIVQMAAANGVGRLIIGHHGIMSTPAVSCMIRKCKAIGGIVLTASHNPGGPDGDFGIKFNTANGGPANEAVTNKIFQISRTIEEFATCPGLQVDLTTMGKQTFDLENKFKPFTVEIVDSVESYANMLRNIFDFAALKELLSGKNHFKIRLDALHGAVGPYVRRILCVELGCPASSAINCVPKEDFGGQHPDPNPIYATDLVDSMRDGQYDFGAAFDADGDQNMILGKHGFFVTPSDSVAVIADNIFCIPYFQHAGVRGFARTMPTSAALDRVAKATKIELYETPTAWKFFGNLMDAGMLSLCGEESFGTGGDHIREKDGLWAVLAWLSILATRKKSVEDLVKDHWLKYGRNYFTRYDYENVDIDAACEMMEDLEITITDKTFVRQRFAVEDKIYQVEKADSFEYADPVDGTISRNQGLRIIFSDGSRIIYRLSGTSFDGATVQIYLDSYEKEHVFGDAQVMLAPLATIALKISQLHHRTGRTGPSVII, translated from the exons atGGACAACAGCCCTCTGCAGGTCTTGACTGTCCCTACAGCCCCCTACCCAGACCAGCGACCCAGCACCAACGGCCTGAGGAAAAAGGTCTATGTGTTCCAGTCCAGAAGGAACTACCTTCACAACTTCATCCAGAGTGTCTTCTCTTCCATTGACCTGCGCGATCGCCAGGGTTCAACcatggtggtggggggagacgGACGCTTCTTCAATCGAACGGCTACTCAGGTCATTGTGCAGATGGCAGCTGCCAATGGG GTGGGTCGTCTGATCATTGGACACCACGGGATAATGTCCACGCCAGCCGTCTCCTGTATGATCAGGAAATGCAAAGCCATCGGAGGCATCGTTCTCACTGCCAGCCACAACCCCGGTGGACCTGATGGAGACTTTGGCATTAAGTTTAATACTGCAAATGGAG GCCCAGCCAACGAAGCAGTCACAAACAAGATCTTTCAGATCAGCAGGACCATTGAGGAGTTTGCCACCTGCCCTGGACTACAAGTGGATCTGACAACTATGGGAAAACAGACCTTTGACCTGGAGAACAAGTTCAAGCCATTCACAG TGGAAATCGTAGACTCTGTGGAGTCCTACGCTAACATGCTGAGGAACATCTTTGACTTTGCTGCTCTGAAGGAGCTTCTGTCTGGCAAGAACCACTTCAAGATAAGACTGGATGCCTTGCACGGAG CGGTAGGACCCTACGTGAGGAGAATACTGTGTGTTGAGTTGGGTTGTCCTGCCAGTTCTGCCATTAACTGTGTCCCTAAGGAGGATTTTGGAGGTCAACACCCAGACCCTAACCCCATATACGctacagatctggttgacagcATGCGAGACGGACAGTATGATTTTGGTGCAGCATTTGATGCCGATGGG GACCAGAACATGATCCTTGGTAAACATGGCTTCTTCGTCACCCCATCTGACTCCGTGGCTGTGATTGCTGACAACATTTTTTGCATCCCGTACTTTCAGCATGCAGGGGTGAGAGGTTTTGCTCGTACTATGCCCACAAGTGCGGCATTAGACAG AGTAGCCAAGGCAACGAAAATCGAGCTATATGAAACTCCCACTGCCTGGAAGTTCTTTGGGAACCTCATGGATGCAGGCATGCTGTCTTTGTGTGGAGAGGAAAGCTTTGGTACAG GAGGAGACCATATTCGTGAGAAGGATGGGCTTTGGGCTGTGCTGGCATGGCTGTCTATCCTGGCCACCAGAAAGAAGAGTGTGGAAGATTTAGTTAAGGACCACTGGCTAAAATATGGAAGAAACTACTTCACCAG GTATGACTACGAGAATGTAGACATAGATGCAGCATGTGAAATGATGGAGGATTTGGAGATCACAATCACCGACAAGACCTTTGTGAGGCAAAGATTTGCTGTGGAAGACAAAATCTACCAGGTGGAGAAAGCAGACAGCTTTGAGTATGCAGACCCGGTAGACGGCACCATTTCCAGGAACCAG GGGCTGCGGATAATCTTCTCTGATGGTTCTCGAATCATCTACAGACTCAGTGGGACCAGTTTTGATGGGGCAACAGTTCAAATCTATCTCGACAGCTACGAGAAAGAACACGTTTTTGGGGATGCACAG GTGATGCTGGCACCCCTTGCCACTATCGCTCTAAAGATTTCTCAGCTTCATCACAGGACCGGTCGAACTGGTCCGTCTGTCATTATATGA
- the leprot gene encoding leptin receptor gene-related protein, with translation MAGIKALVGLSFSGAIGLTFLLLGCAIETYGVYWPMFVLIFYVLSPIPTFISRRLSDDSESSNACRELAYFLTTGIVVSSFGLPIVLARTNTIKWGACGLVMTGNAVIFLTILGFFIVFGGGDDWSWEQW, from the exons ATGGCAGGCATTAAag CACTGGTTGGTTTGTCCTTTAGTGGTGCTATTGGACTGACATTTCTTCTGCTGGGCTGTGCAATAGAAACGTATGG GGTCTACTGGCCGATGTTTGTCCTGATTTTCTACGTATTAAGTCCCATCCCGACCTTCATATCCAGACGCCTCAGTGACGACTCTGAATCCAGCAatgcctgcagagagctggCCTATTTCTTAACAACTGGCATTGTGGTATCATCGTTTGGACTACCCATTGTTTTGGCCCGTACCAACACC ATCAAGTGGGGTGCCTGTGGATTGGTGATGACCGGAAACGCCGTCATCTTTCTCACCATCTTAGGCTTTTTTATCGTGTTTGGAGGCGGGGATGACTGGAGCTGGGAGCAGTGGTAA